cattaaaataaaattaggTCTTCAGAACTTACTCCATTAAAGTCTCTATTTCTTAATTGCTGGAATTGAACAATACGTAGCGATGTACTGCCTTCCAAACTATATCTTTTAATTTGAATATCTTTTTCATCTTTATTCTTTTTAGTCCCAATATGATATTCCTCATTAGCCGGATATCTTCCAAAGTCAGTTACTGGATTTTTTGTTCCATCATCAACGCTTAAAAACCTTGAACAAAACGTCACACACTCTTCAGCCAAATAACCTTCTGCAATGGAACCTTCCGGTTTACTTCTATTTCGAACATAAGATTTCAACTTTCCTAGATAGCGCTCAATTGGAAACATGCATCTGAGGTGTACAGGACCACCATATTCAACTTCTCCGCATAAATGAACGGGCAGGTGTACCATTATATCGAAGAAAGCCTGTGGAAAAATCATTTCAAATTCGCAAAGTACCTCAACAATTTCTGTTTGCAACCTCTTTAGGTCATCTAAATCAATAACCTTGCTCCACAGACCTCTAAGGAATGCGCCAAATTTGATCATTGGTAAAGCAACCTGAGGTTTTAGTGTTTTCTGCACCGAAAATTGTAATAAATAGtgaagtatgaaatgagcatcaTGGCTCTTATACCCCACAACCTTTCTTTCTTTCAAGTGCACGTACCGACTAACATTCGAGGCACAGCCGTAGGGAAGTCTGGCATTCTTCAATACAGAGCAAAATTGTTCTTTCTCCTTATTTGTCATGTCAAATATTGTTGCTCTTATTTGAAGATGCTTCCCATCGCCACAATCAATAGGATGAAGGGGTTTTCTGATTCCCAACTCTTGCAAATCCTTTCAAGCATTTACGTGATCCTTTGTTTTTCCACCAATATTAAGTAAAGTACCTAATATTTTGTCGCATATGTTCTTCTCTATATGCATAGGATCCATATTATGACGAAGCGGATTATGACACCAATATGGCAAGTCAAAAAATATTGACTTTTTTTAAAAAGGGGAATCACTTTTACCCTTTTTCTTTCTCTTAACCCCAAACTAGTTTTCAAACCCCGACAATAATTCATCAATATCCGTGCCCGATAATATTTGTGGACTGGTCCCCATTTCAACTTTTCCGTTAAATCTCCTTTTATCAAGCCTCCACTTGTGCGTAGGATCAAGAAACTTCCGATGGTTCATATAACACATTTTTTTGCTATGTTTTAAGTAATTTGATGAAGTCCCATAGTACATACAGGACATGCTAGTTTCCCCTTCGTGCTCCAACCTGACAACATAACATATCCTAGAAAGTCGTTGATTGTCCATAACACACTTGCACGTAATTGAAAATTCTCAACAGTCAAGGCATCGTAGACTTCAACGCCGATATTCCATAATGATTTCAATTCCGCGATTAAGGGCTGCATATATACGTCGATATTGTTCTTGGGAGATTCTGGACCGGATATTAATGTTGAAAGAATAAGATTTTCTTGTTTCATACATAACCAGGGTGGAAGGTTGTAGTTTACCAACACTATTGGCCATGTACTATGACTTAAATTCATAGACCGAAATGGGTTAAATCCATCCGCTGCGACACCTAACCTAACATTCCGAATTTATGATGAAAAATCAGGATAACGAGCATCCATTGACTTCCATGCCTTAGCATCAGCCGGATGTCTTAGTTTTCCATCTTCTTTTCTTCCCACTGCATGCCATCTCATAATTTCAGAGAATTCCTTGCACATAAACAACCTTTGTAATCTTGGTCGTAGTGGAAAGTACCTCATTACATTTGCTGGCACCTTGTGAATCAATTTTGGGGGATCATTGTTATCAGGAATGCCTTTCTTCTCTTGTATAATGCACCTCGAAACACCGCAAGTGTCGCAAACATctttatctttattttctgccCAATATAGCATGCAACTGTTTTGACAGGCATGTATTTTCTGGTAATCGAGACCTAAATCCCTAATAACACTTTTTGCAGCATTAAAGGATAAAGGCAGGTGGGCATTAGGAAAAACATCTTTCATCAGGCTTAGTAATTCCCCAAATGCAGATTCAATAATTCCATGAACACACTTTGAATGGTAAAGTTTGATCATGAAACTTAATCGGGAATATTTAGTGCATCCAGGATATAACGGCTATTTTCCTTCTTTAACATGCTGGTAGAATTTTTTAGCTTCTACATTAGGTTTTTCTTCTCCGTCTCCTAGATTTTGAAACTTCTTACCCGTATAATCGAACATTGCACCTAAATTATCTTGAAATTTCATTACCGTTTCACAATCTATAAAGTCATCGGTAACTTCTAATTTCATCTTTGAGACCTCACAAATCCATTCTTCATGCAACTCAGAAGGACCAGAGAAAATAAGATGATCATATATGGTCTTCTGACGATGCCAGTAACGTTCTGCGCATTTTCTACAAGGGTACTTCATTTCTTCGCCTCTTTTATAAATAGGAAATGCATTGCTTAGGAAATTCTTTATCCCTTTTATGTACTCTGAACTGGATCTTGGAAGGCTTATCCAAATGTAATAATCGCCATCCATTTCCACAATCTATCCGCAGCCTAGTAAGACTAATATCGGAACGACTACTAAACAAGCCCTATCCTGTAAGGTTTTAACATTTTAAATATATCAAATACACTAATTATAGCTTATACAGGTTATAATTACAAATCATATGTCATTATAAATCTTCAGTTGTCATTATAATTAATTAGTTATAGTTATAGGCTTAAACTATACAAAATTAGTCATTATAGGATTATATAGTTTAATTAGTTGTCAACTATACGAAGAATTTTATACATCAAAACCACATAACAGAGGCATACATTTAGCAAGTGCATACATTAAACAGTACGCTACTAGATTCAACACTAATGTAACAAGTAAACTTACATAAAGCCACAtgtatttaaataaatatataaggTGCAACCATGAATTTGTTGACCTTATATTAATACAATATATCCAACTAATAATTTCACCTTAGCACATAGAAATAAACTAAATACAAAAAACAGAGCGAAGCAACATGGTGCATAAAATAGACATCACATACCAGAGACAAACATTCGTAATAGAGCATCACGATTTAACTACACAAACATGCTTAAGCAAGTAAAATGGCTAAAGATTACATGCAAAGCATTTACTTTAGGAAAGAAGAAGCATGTTTACATGTAAATGCTTAACGATCAATGTCAAAATTGAATGAGCCTTTCTTAAGAGCAACCTTCAACCCCGCAGCCAACCCGTATGTCAAGTCCTTGCCTGTTAATTAAAAAAGTACCCCTTTGTCATTCATCCAGACTCATTATCTCTGACCCTAATTTGCAGAATAAATTCCTAACATACCAAGCAGTCAAGCACCAATTAAGATATAGACAGAGGCTGACCAACTATGACCAACTTGCAGTAGTTCAATCATGTACCTATCAGTTCAACATTATCGAGCAATTACAACCGAATTACACTCTTTCAAATCAAGCATGTAAAAGCTTTGTTATTCTCTGCTAACAAATTCAATCCAAGAAAATAAAGGGGTAAATAAAACCCTAAATCAACTTCACATAACAAATAAAACCCAAAATAATTACCCGAaataaaatcttaaaaaaacccAAAATCAAACAAATAAAACTTCTAAATAAAATCCTAAAAAAACATGTTCGAATTGAAATAAAACCCAAAATCAACTTCATATAACAAATAAAACGCCCCAACAAAACCCAAAATCAAACAAATAAAACTTCCAAATAAAACCCTAAATAAAACATGTTCGAATTGAAATAAAACCCAAAATCAAACAAATAAAACTCTCAAATAAAACCCTAAATAATTACCTAAATCGAAGATGTGTTCGTTTGGATCGAAGATGCCCCAAACTCAAACCCCCGTACTGAATCGAAGATGCTCCAAACTGAATCGAAGATTAGCCAAAGGGAATCGAAGATGAGAGTTTAGTGCAGCTTTTTGAGAGTATAATCGAAGATGAGAGTTTAGTGCAGCTTTTTGAGAGTATAATCGAAGATGAGAGTGAATGTCTGAGAGTGAGAGTGAATGTCCGAGAGTGAATTTTGAGAGGGAATGTCTGGGACTGTATTTTCGTTAAGGGGGAAAAATAGCCGCCCAAATTTTTACCTACTGACTTATAATTTGCATATctcaaattttattttaatttattgatttttttttaattttaattaatttacgATTTTCAAATATTAagatattataaatatatttaaaatataaaaaatattgaaactttaaatatgttatatatcaaaatttaaaatgaaaataaataatGTTTAAATGTCATTTACATATATTTTGAATATTGAAATTTACGTTAATTTAAATTACAATTTTAaactattaaaaaaataataaaaaaattaaaatcaaaatttgaACTATTAGTACATAGTAACTAGTAAATTTACGTTCAaaacattaataattaaaatctCAAAAGTTGGTAGATcgtaaaaaatataataataaaattaaaatcaaattcaACCCGACAAGATCAAATGCAACAGAAATCAGTCGAATGCAACGCCTTTTGGGCCACGTCAGCAGACACGCCATGTGGGTCCCCAGCCACGTCAACTGTCACGTCAGCAACGGGGACCACATGTGGGCCCAAATTCTGCCACGTCGGCAGTGCAGGCCCATATGTGGGACCCCCCCCCCTTCTGCCACGTAAGCTGCCACGTCAGCAATGTGGGACCCACATGGCGACATATTACTGTGGCAGATGGCTAATGCAACACCACGATCTCTAGTGTT
This sequence is a window from Apium graveolens cultivar Ventura chromosome 9, ASM990537v1, whole genome shotgun sequence. Protein-coding genes within it:
- the LOC141686254 gene encoding uncharacterized protein LOC141686254 is translated as MIKLYHSKCVHGIIESAFGELLSLMKDVFPNAHLPLSFNAAKSVIRDLGLDYQKIHACQNSCMLYWAENKDKDVCDTCGVSRCIIQEKKGIPDNNDPPKLIHKVPANVMRLGVAADGFNPFRSMNLSHSTWPIVLVNYNLPPWLCMKQENLILSTLISGPESPKNNIDVYMQPLIAELKSLWNIGVEVYDALTVENFQLRASVLWTINDFLGYVMLSGWSTKGKLACPKTLKPQVALPMIKFGAFLRGLWSKVIDLDDLKRLQTEIVEVLCEFEMIFPQAFFDIMVHLPVHLCGEVEYGGPVHLRCMFPIERYLGKLKSYVRNRSKPEGSIAEGYLAEECVTFCSRFLSVDDGTKNPVTDFGRYPANEEYHIGTKKNKDEKDIQIKRYSLEGSTSLRIVQFQEYRAFVGGLANPRRYKREREHTEEFWKWLKEVVLKRDNISRELEVFALGPNRAARKFNGYEINRFRFHTKFRDSRCTTQNSEVFLTAETTSFASSKDQNPIVGNVNYYGSIEEIFELDYWGAFRVVLFKCCWYQEEKDLYGLTRVNFNKLCQKSDPYVLASQVQQVFYVEDPFEKNFHYVIKNIPRDWCDTENQTATEEDMTHLQDICNGNETIPEFDDGGWIRDDVPLKEIHIPSP